The following are encoded in a window of Arcobacter arenosus genomic DNA:
- a CDS encoding DUF3373 family protein: MKKSIVVLSAIAALSTTSFAADVSNEAMLKQIEMLKAQIAALESKFEKTEKAVSDERFTKLEKQVQSNKKLALGAKKQSASDNIKWDIDFRTQVDNIQYKTVNGNKPKNNALLTNRLWLGAAYAPNDNTVFKGKISYNKAWGDTANHSQSNTTPGYADFDWVTNENATDNTLKVKEAYWLYKDKTIGGLDIPWTVSVGRRPSTDGLPINMRNMQKANSPLSHVVDVEFDGYSLKLDTEKVLGLPGSWIKICGGRGLTNATPRFDMFSPAYSTDNSKNADVDMLGFIAVPYDDGQYSIHLNYAHAWDLIGFDGASLSSFNTAYQTYMTTPTAANAYAMQMAIPSFKSVGNIDYATILLKAYGIGDGISDYLDDTTVFASFAMSKTDPNANVPGGMLGSTESETGHSIWVGVNAPCPISPNDSRIGVEWNKGSKYWRSMTYGEDSYAGSKIAARGTAWEIYRNQKINNALSWGLSYTNIKYDYTGSNSFFGADGTPYDINSVAAQQQDAVKEAQDIRAYVRYTF; this comes from the coding sequence ATGAAAAAATCGATAGTTGTCCTATCAGCAATTGCTGCATTGTCTACAACTTCATTCGCTGCAGATGTAAGCAATGAAGCTATGTTAAAACAAATTGAGATGTTAAAAGCTCAAATTGCTGCATTAGAAAGTAAATTTGAAAAAACTGAAAAAGCAGTTAGTGATGAAAGATTCACAAAATTAGAAAAACAAGTTCAAAGTAATAAAAAACTAGCACTTGGCGCAAAAAAACAAAGTGCAAGTGATAATATCAAATGGGATATTGACTTTAGAACGCAAGTTGATAATATTCAATATAAAACAGTTAATGGTAACAAACCTAAAAATAATGCCCTATTAACTAATAGATTATGGTTAGGTGCAGCATATGCTCCAAACGATAATACAGTATTTAAAGGTAAAATCTCATATAACAAAGCATGGGGAGATACTGCAAATCACTCACAATCAAATACAACTCCTGGTTATGCAGATTTTGATTGGGTAACAAATGAAAATGCTACTGATAATACACTAAAAGTAAAAGAAGCATATTGGTTATATAAAGATAAAACAATTGGTGGACTTGATATTCCATGGACTGTTTCTGTTGGTAGAAGACCTTCAACTGATGGACTTCCAATAAATATGAGAAATATGCAAAAAGCAAATTCTCCATTATCACATGTAGTTGATGTAGAGTTTGATGGTTACTCATTAAAACTTGATACTGAAAAAGTTTTAGGACTTCCTGGTTCTTGGATTAAAATCTGTGGTGGTAGAGGTTTAACAAATGCAACTCCAAGATTTGATATGTTTAGCCCAGCTTATTCTACAGATAATTCAAAAAATGCTGATGTTGATATGTTAGGATTTATTGCTGTACCATACGATGATGGTCAATACTCAATTCATTTAAATTATGCACATGCATGGGATTTAATTGGGTTTGATGGTGCATCATTATCATCTTTTAATACAGCATATCAAACATATATGACTACACCTACAGCAGCAAATGCATATGCAATGCAAATGGCAATACCATCTTTTAAATCAGTAGGTAATATAGATTATGCAACAATTTTATTAAAAGCATATGGTATTGGAGATGGAATATCTGATTATTTAGATGATACTACAGTATTTGCATCATTTGCAATGTCAAAAACTGATCCAAATGCAAATGTTCCAGGAGGAATGTTAGGTTCAACAGAATCTGAAACAGGTCATTCAATTTGGGTTGGAGTAAATGCTCCTTGTCCAATTTCACCTAATGATTCAAGAATTGGTGTTGAATGGAATAAAGGGAGCAAATACTGGAGATCAATGACTTATGGAGAAGATTCATATGCTGGTTCTAAAATTGCGGCAAGAGGTACAGCTTGGGAAATTTATAGAAATCAAAAAATCAACAATGCACTATCATGGGGATTAAGTTATACTAATATTAAATATGACTACACAGGTTCAAACTCTTTCTTTGGGGCTGATGGTACACCGTATGATATCAATAGTGTAGCTGCACAACAACAAGATGCAGTAAAAGAAGCTCAAGATATTAGAGCTTACGTAAGATATACATTCTAA
- a CDS encoding cytochrome C has translation MKQLLKIALAATVFLGIATTVASADPVKGQKIFIKKFKKPCGFNGAKFAVKHTQGEWKTIMSEGKFVDEMIKICPNVKADDVKEKWIQHIYDFSYEYASDSGNVPSC, from the coding sequence ATGAAACAACTTCTTAAAATAGCTCTAGCAGCTACAGTATTTTTAGGTATTGCAACAACTGTTGCATCAGCTGACCCAGTAAAAGGTCAAAAGATTTTTATTAAAAAATTCAAAAAGCCTTGTGGTTTCAATGGCGCTAAATTCGCGGTTAAACACACTCAAGGTGAGTGGAAAACAATTATGAGTGAAGGTAAATTTGTTGACGAGATGATTAAAATTTGTCCAAATGTAAAAGCTGACGATGTTAAAGAGAAATGGATTCAACATATTTATGATTTCTCATATGAATATGCAAGTGATTCAGGAAATGTTCCATCTTGTTAA
- a CDS encoding cytochrome C, whose protein sequence is MKNLLKIALAVTVFLGIAASTASADPVKGQKIFIKKFKKPCGFNGAKFAVKHTQGEWKALMDEGKFVDEMIKICPNVKAEDVKEKWIQHIYDFSYEYASDSGNVPSC, encoded by the coding sequence ATGAAAAACTTACTTAAAATTGCATTAGCAGTTACAGTATTCTTAGGTATTGCAGCTTCAACTGCATCAGCGGATCCAGTAAAGGGGCAAAAGATTTTTATTAAAAAATTTAAAAAGCCTTGCGGTTTCAATGGTGCTAAATTCGCAGTTAAACATACTCAAGGTGAATGGAAAGCACTTATGGATGAAGGTAAATTTGTTGATGAGATGATTAAAATTTGTCCAAATGTAAAAGCAGAAGATGTTAAAGAGAAATGGATTCAACATATTTATGATTTCTCATATGAATATGCAAGTGATTCAGGAAATGTTCCATCTTGTTAA
- a CDS encoding NFACT RNA binding domain-containing protein has product MKYYLLKEVINYLSINAQNIKLCKRIDNNTIIIEFNNRNIIYFDMSKGNSLIYKRKEDPKSKKDFNAPFDVVLQKRFIKSKIEDISLYNDDKIINIKVSSSSSYKKLTTILQLEFTGKHTNIIILDENRVILEALRHIDEFSSSRVVKVGIKLEEIPKQNFIPKIEKVDNIEEYLFNVYEQIEEKNIQNIKKQKISQVEKKLRKLEKTVKSLPKKEDLEEESTKLYEKANLILANLHMIKPYQKSFKTYDFSGNEVEVTLDEKFQASTYSNELFKKAKRAKHKANNIKIEKDNLEEKIEFLNKLILNLNNSKSIDEMEFLYPKKQKNQTKTKKSQMYESFFFEGYKIMLGTSERENIFLLKNSKASDFWFHLKDRPSSHVIVQNTKKSLPDNVIEKAAIICAQFSTDHSGTYEVDYTQRRNVKIQNGANVLYNPYTTTVVKT; this is encoded by the coding sequence GTGAAATACTATCTATTGAAAGAAGTGATTAACTATTTATCTATAAATGCCCAAAATATAAAGCTTTGTAAACGAATCGATAATAATACAATTATAATTGAATTTAATAATAGAAATATTATTTACTTCGATATGAGTAAGGGAAATAGTTTAATTTATAAAAGAAAAGAAGATCCAAAATCTAAAAAAGATTTTAATGCACCTTTTGATGTTGTACTTCAAAAAAGGTTTATTAAGTCAAAAATAGAAGATATTTCTCTTTATAACGATGATAAAATTATAAATATAAAAGTAAGCTCATCTTCCTCATATAAAAAACTAACAACAATACTACAATTGGAGTTTACAGGGAAACATACAAATATTATCATATTAGATGAAAATAGAGTGATATTAGAAGCTTTAAGACATATTGATGAGTTTTCTTCAAGCAGAGTTGTTAAAGTTGGAATAAAACTAGAAGAGATTCCTAAACAAAACTTTATACCTAAAATTGAGAAGGTAGATAATATAGAAGAGTATCTTTTTAATGTTTATGAACAAATAGAAGAAAAAAATATTCAGAATATAAAAAAGCAAAAAATTTCTCAAGTTGAAAAGAAATTAAGAAAACTAGAAAAAACTGTAAAATCTTTACCAAAAAAAGAGGACTTAGAGGAAGAATCAACTAAACTTTATGAAAAAGCAAATTTAATTCTTGCAAACTTACATATGATTAAGCCTTATCAAAAAAGTTTTAAAACTTATGATTTTTCTGGAAATGAAGTGGAAGTTACATTAGATGAAAAGTTTCAAGCTTCAACATATTCAAATGAACTATTTAAAAAAGCGAAAAGAGCTAAACATAAAGCAAACAATATAAAAATAGAAAAGGATAATTTAGAAGAGAAAATTGAGTTTTTAAATAAATTGATTTTAAATCTAAATAATTCAAAGTCTATAGATGAAATGGAGTTTTTATATCCTAAGAAACAAAAGAATCAAACAAAAACAAAAAAATCACAGATGTATGAAAGTTTCTTTTTTGAAGGATATAAAATTATGTTAGGAACTAGTGAAAGGGAAAATATCTTTTTGCTTAAAAATAGCAAAGCAAGTGATTTTTGGTTTCATTTAAAAGATAGACCATCATCCCATGTAATTGTACAAAATACAAAAAAATCATTGCCTGATAATGTTATTGAAAAAGCAGCAATAATTTGCGCACAATTTTCAACAGATCATAGTGGAACTTATGAGGTTGATTATACCCAAAGAAGAAATGTAAAAATACAAAATGGAGCAAATGTTTTATATAACCCTTATACAACTACTGTAGTAAAAACTTAA
- a CDS encoding phosphatidate cytidylyltransferase, translating to MTEIIKSSGTRIKTGVILILAVLLIGYIDSFFIMWLLFGGLLVISISESKKLYKTEIDFVYLYTGVLWFVAYFYPNPEDLIFVLAIVYASVLAYKKSIDTKAFLILLYPTASFLFLFSLYIEYGVMSLLWLLVIVAGADIGAYFVGRSMGKTKFCETSPNKTIEGVIGGLVVAIILGTIFSIDNLSTFGAIVISLIVALASVFGDLFESYLKREAEVKDSGDILPGHGGILDRTDGYLFGGVIMLVLLRAIM from the coding sequence ATGACAGAGATAATAAAATCAAGTGGTACTAGAATCAAAACAGGTGTAATTCTAATTTTAGCAGTTTTACTTATAGGATATATTGACTCATTTTTTATAATGTGGCTTTTATTTGGAGGACTTCTTGTAATTTCAATAAGTGAATCAAAAAAGCTCTATAAAACAGAAATTGACTTTGTATATCTATACACTGGTGTCTTATGGTTTGTAGCATATTTTTATCCAAATCCAGAAGATTTAATATTTGTATTAGCTATTGTTTACGCTTCAGTATTAGCTTATAAAAAAAGTATTGATACAAAAGCTTTTTTAATTCTTTTATATCCAACAGCTTCTTTTTTATTCTTATTCTCACTTTATATTGAATATGGAGTTATGTCTTTATTATGGTTACTTGTAATTGTTGCAGGTGCAGATATAGGGGCATATTTTGTAGGAAGAAGTATGGGGAAAACAAAATTTTGTGAAACAAGTCCAAATAAAACTATTGAAGGGGTTATTGGAGGTTTAGTTGTTGCAATTATTTTAGGAACTATTTTTTCAATTGATAATCTATCAACATTTGGAGCAATAGTTATTTCTCTTATTGTTGCTTTAGCTTCTGTATTTGGAGATTTATTTGAAAGCTATTTAAAAAGAGAAGCAGAGGTAAAAGATAGTGGAGATATTTTACCTGGCCATGGTGGAATTTTAGATAGAACAGATGGGTACCTTTTTGGCGGAGTTATAATGTTAGTTCTTTTACGAGCAATAATGTGA
- the dxr gene encoding 1-deoxy-D-xylulose-5-phosphate reductoisomerase encodes MIVLGSTGSIGVNTLNIARKFNLNIEVLVAGRNIEVLNKQIAEFKPKKVVIANKDDISKVNHPNVSFGEDAILDAIEQSEAKTVVNSLVGFLGLKPTLKAIECGKKIALANKESLVVAGKFIDQSKLSPIDSEHFGLWYLLQDKKIDSMTITASGGSFRDYPLDELKNVSIKEALNHPNWSMGNKITIDSATMTNKMFELLEAAWLFNTSKLDAIIETKSLIHAMVNFTDGSTTAHIANASMQLPIAYAILGRCDEPILKPVDLLQVGSLEFKEIEVSRYPIWEVKDEILKNPDLGVVLNAANEVGVYKFLNGEIGFLDISKTTLNALNKFNNVKPQNIDDIFEIDKQVRGFCES; translated from the coding sequence GTGATAGTTTTAGGAAGTACTGGCTCAATTGGGGTTAATACCCTAAATATTGCAAGAAAATTTAATCTAAATATTGAAGTTTTAGTTGCTGGTAGAAATATTGAAGTTTTAAATAAACAAATTGCGGAGTTTAAACCTAAAAAAGTAGTAATCGCTAATAAAGATGATATCTCAAAGGTAAATCACCCAAATGTATCTTTTGGTGAAGATGCCATTTTAGATGCAATTGAACAAAGTGAAGCTAAGACTGTTGTAAATTCACTTGTGGGTTTTTTAGGATTAAAACCAACTTTAAAAGCAATAGAGTGTGGTAAAAAAATTGCCCTAGCAAATAAAGAATCACTTGTTGTAGCTGGGAAATTTATTGACCAAAGTAAATTAAGTCCAATAGATAGTGAACATTTTGGATTATGGTATTTACTACAAGATAAGAAAATAGATTCTATGACAATTACTGCTAGTGGTGGTTCATTTAGAGATTATCCATTGGATGAACTTAAAAATGTATCAATAAAAGAAGCTTTAAATCATCCAAACTGGTCAATGGGAAATAAAATCACTATTGATAGTGCAACTATGACAAACAAAATGTTCGAGCTTTTAGAAGCTGCATGGTTGTTTAATACTTCAAAGTTAGACGCAATTATTGAAACAAAATCACTTATTCATGCAATGGTAAATTTTACCGATGGAAGTACAACAGCTCATATTGCAAATGCTTCAATGCAACTTCCCATTGCCTATGCAATACTTGGACGTTGTGATGAACCAATTTTAAAACCTGTAGATTTGCTGCAAGTTGGAAGTTTAGAATTCAAAGAGATTGAAGTTTCAAGATATCCAATTTGGGAAGTAAAAGATGAGATTTTAAAAAATCCAGATTTAGGAGTTGTTTTAAATGCAGCAAATGAAGTGGGTGTTTACAAGTTTTTAAATGGGGAAATAGGATTTTTAGATATTTCAAAAACAACATTAAATGCATTAAATAAATTCAATAATGTAAAACCTCAAAATATAGATGATATTTTTGAGATTGATAAACAAGTTAGGGGTTTTTGTGAGTCTTGA
- a CDS encoding DUF1566 domain-containing protein, giving the protein MRYLFLVLLLISFSFSNDFRRDGIRKVVVDSTAKLMWIDNFSNVKNRLNHSDATDYCESLSYAGYDNWRLPTIEEFELIVDKTNERSYINRAFKFNMPVGYWASKAHWRTFWFYADYMFFVSGTPYYDSRHKKKFVRCVRDIN; this is encoded by the coding sequence ATGAGATATTTATTCTTGGTCTTACTCTTGATTAGTTTTAGTTTTTCTAACGATTTTAGAAGAGACGGAATAAGAAAAGTTGTAGTTGATTCAACTGCAAAATTAATGTGGATTGATAATTTTTCAAATGTAAAAAATAGATTAAATCACAGTGATGCAACAGATTATTGTGAAAGCTTATCTTATGCTGGATATGATAATTGGAGACTACCTACAATAGAAGAGTTTGAACTTATTGTGGATAAGACAAATGAAAGAAGTTATATAAATAGGGCATTTAAATTTAATATGCCCGTTGGATATTGGGCAAGCAAAGCCCATTGGCGTACATTTTGGTTTTATGCTGATTATATGTTTTTTGTAAGTGGAACGCCATATTATGACAGTCGTCATAAAAAGAAATTTGTAAGATGTGTAAGGGATATTAATTAA
- a CDS encoding RBBP9/YdeN family alpha/beta hydrolase, whose product MKEKRVLILHGLGGSDFPHWQANLARDLIEQNTPVSFPTLPNRDNPDLNEWKEFLKKEIEHFKPTIVVCHSLANLLWFHTCEELDIKLDKLMLVAPVRDKVLDDAPTFFPYPLPEDLKSVEVIMATSTNDPYITVEEAIRLSSKIRVGMKILEDAGHINAASGYGKLDCALEWLNRVDECEENR is encoded by the coding sequence ATGAAAGAAAAAAGAGTTTTAATACTTCATGGTTTAGGTGGGAGTGATTTTCCCCATTGGCAAGCAAATTTAGCTAGGGATTTAATTGAACAAAATACTCCGGTGTCATTTCCTACTTTGCCAAATAGAGATAATCCAGATTTAAATGAGTGGAAAGAGTTTTTAAAAAAAGAGATTGAACATTTTAAACCAACTATAGTTGTTTGTCATTCTTTAGCAAATCTTTTATGGTTTCACACTTGCGAAGAGTTAGATATAAAATTAGATAAGTTAATGTTAGTTGCACCAGTTAGAGATAAAGTTTTAGATGATGCTCCAACATTTTTCCCTTATCCTCTTCCTGAAGATTTAAAGTCAGTTGAAGTAATTATGGCAACTTCTACAAATGACCCATATATTACAGTTGAAGAGGCTATTAGATTAAGTAGTAAAATAAGAGTTGGAATGAAAATACTTGAAGATGCTGGACATATAAATGCTGCTTCTGGTTATGGAAAACTTGATTGTGCTTTAGAGTGGTTAAATAGAGTTGATGAGTGTGAGGAAAATAGATAA
- the tsaD gene encoding tRNA (adenosine(37)-N6)-threonylcarbamoyltransferase complex transferase subunit TsaD, which yields MILSIESSCDDSSIAITQIESKKLIYHKKISQELQHSVYGGVVPELAARLHVEALPKILEECKEYFPKLKAIAVTNAPGLSVTLMEGVTMAKALSISLNLPLIAVNHLKGHIYSLFIEKEENFPTTILLVSGGHTQIIEANGLNDMKLVASTLDDSFGESFDKVAKMMNLGYPGGPIVQEKGLKGNENRFDFPVPLRQSPNIEFSYSGLKNAVRMQIEKLENEGSLTEEDICDICASFEKTAVAHIMQKMKKYFKSNRPKNLAIVGGASANIRLRTAIEELCSKNNTKLFLSELKYCSDNAAMIGRVAVEQYKINEFVTVEDIDVQTRLKGF from the coding sequence ATGATTTTATCAATCGAATCTTCTTGTGATGATAGTTCAATTGCAATTACCCAAATTGAATCAAAAAAACTAATCTACCACAAAAAAATATCTCAAGAATTACAACATAGTGTTTATGGTGGAGTTGTACCTGAATTAGCTGCAAGACTTCATGTTGAAGCACTTCCAAAAATACTTGAAGAGTGTAAAGAATATTTTCCAAAACTAAAAGCAATAGCTGTAACAAATGCCCCAGGGCTTTCAGTAACCCTTATGGAGGGTGTAACTATGGCAAAGGCTTTAAGCATTAGTTTAAATCTCCCATTAATAGCTGTAAATCATCTAAAAGGACATATCTATTCACTATTTATTGAAAAAGAAGAAAATTTTCCAACAACTATCCTTTTAGTTTCAGGGGGACACACTCAAATAATCGAGGCAAATGGATTAAATGATATGAAATTAGTAGCTTCAACACTTGATGATAGTTTTGGTGAAAGTTTTGATAAAGTAGCAAAAATGATGAATCTTGGTTATCCAGGTGGACCAATTGTTCAAGAAAAAGGATTAAAAGGGAATGAAAATAGATTTGATTTTCCAGTTCCTTTAAGACAGAGTCCAAATATAGAGTTTTCATATAGTGGACTTAAAAATGCAGTTAGAATGCAAATAGAAAAACTTGAAAATGAAGGAAGTTTGACAGAAGAAGATATTTGTGATATTTGTGCTTCCTTTGAAAAAACAGCAGTTGCTCATATCATGCAAAAGATGAAAAAATATTTTAAATCTAATAGACCAAAAAACTTAGCAATAGTTGGTGGAGCAAGTGCAAATATAAGACTTAGAACTGCAATTGAAGAGTTGTGTTCTAAAAACAACACAAAACTATTTTTAAGTGAATTGAAATATTGCTCTGACAATGCCGCTATGATAGGTCGTGTAGCAGTTGAACAATACAAGATAAATGAATTTGTGACTGTTGAAGATATTGATGTACAAACAAGATTAAAAGGGTTTTAA
- a CDS encoding translation initiation factor SUI1: MGGLADLLAQNMGATLDGDTHDTKKEEKKNPKKSSSEILPKNQHQLVFTFEKRKGKPVTLVGRFYIPENEKKEVLKLLKKKLACGGSINNEWIELQGDVKDKIKSVLEKENWKFRK, translated from the coding sequence ATGGGTGGTTTAGCAGATTTATTAGCTCAAAATATGGGTGCTACTTTAGATGGTGATACCCACGATACAAAAAAAGAGGAGAAAAAAAATCCAAAAAAATCTTCATCTGAGATATTACCTAAAAACCAACACCAATTAGTTTTTACTTTTGAAAAAAGAAAAGGTAAACCAGTAACTTTAGTTGGAAGATTTTATATTCCTGAAAATGAAAAAAAAGAAGTTTTGAAACTTTTGAAGAAAAAACTTGCTTGTGGTGGTAGTATAAATAATGAATGGATTGAACTTCAAGGTGATGTAAAAGATAAAATTAAATCAGTTTTAGAAAAAGAAAACTGGAAATTCAGGAAATAA
- a CDS encoding NifB/NifX family molybdenum-iron cluster-binding protein: MRLVFPTNENMGYLSKRGAHFGKAKFYTVITLDNKKISDVEVVENAGHSGACSGAVTNIMALNPDALIVSGIGANPARGFYEAGLDVYFDKESKKVQDSIEMFIDGKLTKLQNEGTCTSH, encoded by the coding sequence ATGAGATTAGTATTTCCTACTAATGAAAATATGGGTTATTTAAGTAAAAGAGGTGCACATTTTGGAAAGGCAAAATTTTATACAGTTATAACTTTAGATAATAAAAAGATATCTGATGTTGAGGTTGTAGAAAATGCAGGTCATTCTGGAGCTTGTTCTGGTGCAGTAACAAATATTATGGCATTAAACCCAGATGCACTTATAGTAAGTGGAATTGGAGCTAACCCAGCAAGAGGTTTTTATGAAGCTGGACTTGATGTGTATTTTGACAAAGAGAGTAAAAAAGTTCAGGACTCTATTGAAATGTTTATTGATGGAAAATTAACAAAACTTCAAAACGAAGGAACGTGTACATCACACTAA
- a CDS encoding permease, which produces MLPILFAIILLLGLFDTYITNEILISLFTSNYFFDTVIGTSMGAVLTGNPMISYILGGELTTAGVSLFAVTAFILSWVSLGIVQLPAEVEIFGLRFTFLRTLLTFIFIILISFSTVLTLNWIA; this is translated from the coding sequence ATGCTTCCTATACTTTTTGCAATCATTCTTCTTTTAGGTCTTTTTGATACCTATATCACAAATGAAATTTTAATTTCGTTATTTACTTCCAACTACTTTTTTGACACAGTTATTGGTACTAGTATGGGTGCAGTTTTAACTGGAAACCCTATGATTAGCTATATTCTTGGTGGTGAGTTAACTACTGCAGGAGTATCTTTATTTGCTGTAACAGCATTTATTTTGTCATGGGTTTCTTTGGGAATTGTTCAACTACCTGCTGAGGTGGAAATTTTTGGTTTAAGATTTACTTTTTTAAGAACTTTACTTACATTTATATTTATAATCCTCATCTCATTTTCAACTGTTTTAACTTTAAATTGGATTGCCTAA
- a CDS encoding permease: protein MKTKGLEFKGIKFLFFVIIIHIFIFLYDKTNSSLALTKSYEVLLKLLPIFVVIILMTTLINYFLKPKAIMKHFGKDSGIKGWIYATLGGVISHGPMYAWYPMISELRENGLKDGLLVTFMFTRAVKIPFIPIMIDYFGVLFCVIFLTNILIAGILQGILFEALKKKRN from the coding sequence ATGAAAACAAAAGGGCTAGAGTTTAAAGGGATTAAATTTCTTTTTTTTGTTATAATCATTCATATATTTATATTTTTGTATGATAAAACTAATAGTAGTTTAGCTCTTACAAAAAGCTATGAAGTATTATTAAAGCTATTACCTATTTTTGTTGTAATTATATTAATGACAACTTTGATAAATTATTTTTTGAAACCAAAAGCAATAATGAAACATTTTGGAAAAGATAGTGGGATTAAAGGATGGATATATGCAACATTAGGGGGAGTTATTAGTCACGGCCCTATGTATGCTTGGTATCCAATGATAAGTGAATTAAGAGAAAATGGATTAAAAGATGGGCTTTTAGTTACTTTTATGTTTACAAGGGCAGTTAAAATACCTTTTATACCAATTATGATTGATTATTTTGGTGTTTTATTTTGTGTGATTTTTTTGACAAATATTTTAATTGCTGGGATATTACAAGGAATACTCTTTGAGGCTTTAAAGAAAAAAAGAAATTAG
- a CDS encoding NAD(P)H-hydrate dehydratase, whose product MQKIFYEVNSLDKRCYEKFALTEDILMEHASSSMASYIENNFENDKTVLIVCGVGNNGADGIALARLLYSRFNVKLYIPYGVKSQMAQLQLKRVNLIGIDIVEEICQCDIVVDCLFGSGLNKDLDKSSQKLIENLNLLDAFKIACDIPSGISSIGEITTVAFNADITITMGALKVSLFSDMAKDYVGKIEVSNLGVQREIYEEDSTLFLLDKEDMKLPFRDKKDAHKGTYGHLNVVAGSKKGAGVIAAKAAFGFGAGLVSVICHECIDLPYHIMQTHKLSENCTAIAVGMGLGNYEEKEIEVILESNIPTIIDADLFYEDVILKALDKNVVLTPHPKEFCALLKLTGIANIDVPTLQKDRFKYLSEFCTKYPKVVLLLKGANVLIGQDKNIYVNSFGSAVLSKGGSGDVLSGLVAGLLTQGYSCLDAAISASLAHTIAANNYKKNNYSLIPSDLVEEVKKL is encoded by the coding sequence ATGCAAAAAATTTTTTATGAGGTAAACTCTTTGGATAAAAGATGTTATGAGAAGTTTGCCCTTACTGAAGATATACTAATGGAACATGCAAGTTCTTCAATGGCTAGCTATATTGAAAACAATTTTGAAAATGATAAAACAGTTTTAATTGTATGTGGAGTTGGAAATAATGGTGCAGATGGGATTGCTTTAGCTAGATTACTTTATTCAAGGTTTAATGTAAAACTATATATTCCTTATGGTGTTAAATCACAAATGGCACAATTACAATTAAAAAGGGTAAATTTAATTGGAATTGATATTGTTGAAGAGATTTGCCAATGTGATATTGTTGTTGATTGTTTATTTGGAAGTGGTTTAAATAAAGATTTAGACAAAAGTTCTCAAAAATTAATTGAAAATCTAAATCTTCTTGATGCTTTTAAAATTGCTTGTGATATCCCAAGCGGAATAAGTTCAATAGGAGAGATTACAACTGTTGCTTTTAATGCAGATATAACAATTACTATGGGAGCATTAAAGGTTTCATTGTTTTCTGATATGGCAAAAGATTATGTGGGTAAAATTGAGGTCTCAAACCTTGGAGTTCAAAGGGAAATTTATGAAGAGGATTCAACTCTTTTCTTACTTGATAAAGAGGATATGAAACTTCCTTTTAGAGATAAAAAAGATGCCCATAAAGGAACATATGGACATCTAAATGTTGTAGCAGGGTCAAAAAAGGGTGCAGGAGTAATTGCAGCTAAAGCAGCCTTTGGTTTTGGAGCAGGGCTTGTAAGTGTTATTTGCCATGAGTGTATAGATTTACCATATCATATTATGCAAACTCATAAATTAAGTGAAAACTGTACAGCTATTGCAGTTGGCATGGGACTTGGTAATTATGAAGAAAAAGAGATTGAAGTAATTTTAGAATCTAACATCCCAACAATAATAGATGCTGATTTATTTTATGAAGATGTGATTTTAAAAGCTTTAGATAAAAATGTTGTTTTAACTCCTCATCCTAAAGAGTTTTGTGCTCTTTTAAAACTTACTGGTATAGCTAATATTGATGTGCCTACATTACAAAAAGATAGATTTAAATATTTAAGTGAATTTTGTACTAAATATCCAAAAGTAGTATTACTTTTAAAAGGTGCAAATGTTTTAATAGGACAAGATAAAAATATTTATGTAAATAGCTTTGGAAGTGCAGTTTTAAGTAAAGGTGGAAGTGGAGATGTTTTAAGTGGTCTTGTAGCTGGATTATTAACTCAAGGTTATAGTTGCTTAGATGCAGCAATAAGCGCAAGCCTTGCCCATACAATTGCCGCAAACAACTATAAAAAGAACAATTATTCTTTAATCCCATCAGATTTAGTTGAAGAGGTTAAAAAGTTATGA